In a single window of the Entelurus aequoreus isolate RoL-2023_Sb linkage group LG16, RoL_Eaeq_v1.1, whole genome shotgun sequence genome:
- the LOC133630605 gene encoding E3 SUMO-protein ligase ZBED1-like codes for MAAAAGSEVEEDLVLIQKKSSTSVIWDYFGFETSDVHQKQVLCKTCRAKVATSQGNTTNLFRHLKNHHRQLHDECMTKKSGEKSTPSDSAHCSKHTTITASFASITPYEKSSRRHKEITTAITHYIGKDMVSVNTVTKEGFQNLLHTLDRRYKIPSRTYFNQVAIPQLYAECKEKVEREVKNVLYYATTTDMWSSRTSEPYLSLTLHYINDDFELKSRCLQTAYFPMDHTGENIALGLRECLASWGLKEEDQTCITTDNGANVVKAVQLNQWTRLQCFGHRLHLAIENAVKDDVRVKRATGLCKQLVGHFSHSWKKKAALKKAQQELKIPEHSLITECPTRWGSRQRMIGRVLEQSKALSQVLSEDKKTRHLVPTWQDTDVLESLNNALGPLQEFTDALSGEAYVSVSYLKPVLHLLRTSILTVDKDDPDLTRDIKSRALRYIEDKYSDPATQELLDIASFLDPRFKTDYIRAENVPDIKERVRIEMEQVARKEKRARVSTTEAMPQGAAEAEPSTVGKGKRSLGSFFKSRPSVPPPSTTMQLEDAINAELNSYLITPTIDGEDNPLAWWRVHNVNFPWLNKLARKFLCIPATSSPSERLFSASGNVVTCQRSCLKPSKVDMLVFLTKNL; via the exons atggctgctgccgccgggtcagaagtggaggaggatttagttttaatacagaagAAGAGCAGCACGTCTGTCATTTGGGACTACTTCGGTTTCGAAACTTCAGATGTGCATCAGAAACAGGTACTTTGTAAAACTTGTCGGGCCAAAGTCGCCACATCCCAAGGCAACACGACTAATTTATTCCGGCACTTGAAAAATCACCACCGGCAGTTACACGACGAATGTATGACCAAAAAGTCCGGTGAAAAGTCAACCCCGAGCGATTCAGCCCATTGTAGCAAACATACCACAATTACAGCGTCGTTTGCCAGTATAACTCCTTATGAGAAGAGCAGCCGCAGACACAAGGAGATAACGACCGCCATAACACACTACATTGGCAAAGACATGGTGTCTGTTAACACCGTTACCAAAGAGGGATTTCAAAACCTCCTCCACACGCTGGACAGAAGATACAAGATTCCCTCCCGCACCTATTTCAACCAGGTCGCCATCCCACAGCTTTACGCCGAGTGCAAGGAAAAAGTGGAAAGAGAGGTGAAAAATGTGCTTTATTACGCCACAACTACCGATATGTGGTCAAGCAGAACAAGCGAACCGTATCTTAGCTTGACCTTGCATTACATAAATGACGACTTTGAGTTGAAAAGTCGCTGCCTGCAGACAGCATACTTTCCCATGGATCACACAGGAGAGAATATCGCCCTCGGATTAAGAGAGTGTCTAGCAAGCTGGGGTCTGAAAGAGGAGGACCAGACGTGCATCACAACTGACAATGGAGCAAACGTCGTCAAAGCTGTGCAGCTTAATCAGTGGACCAGGCTTCAATGTTTTGGCCACAGGCTACATCTTGCAAttg AAAATGCTGTTAAAGATGATGTAAGAGTTAAACGGGCAACAGGACTCTGCAAGCAGCTGGTTGGACATTTCTCACATAGCTGGAAAAAGAAGGCCGCACTGAAAAAGGCACAGCAAGAATTGAAGATACCGGAGCACTCACTGATTACAGAGTGTCCGACGAGGTGGGGCTCACGACAGAGGATGATTGGGAGGGTGTTGGAGCAGAGTAAGGCGTTGTCTCAGGTTCTATCTGAAGACAAGAAGACACGTCACCTGGTCCCCACTTGGCAGGACACAGATGTCCTTGAGTCATTAAACAATGCCCTTGGCCCTCTTCAGGAGTTTACTGATGCCCTGTCCGGTGAAGCCTATGTAAGTGTGTCCTACCTGAAGCCAGTCCTCCATCTCCTGAGGACATCGATCCTGACTGTAGACAAAGACGACCCAGATCTTACCAGGGACATAAAGTCAAGAGCTCTTCGCTATATTGAAGATAAATACAGCGACCCAGCCACACAGGAGCTACTAGATATTGCTTCGTTCCTTGATCCTAGATTCAAAACTGACTACATAAGAGCAGAGAATGTCCCAGACATCAAAGAAAGAGTGAGGATCGAAATGGAACAGGTGGCACGAAAG GAAAAGAGGGCCCGTGTCAGCACTACAGAGGCCATGCCCCAGGGTGCAGCAGAGGCAGAGCCATCTACTGTGGGGAAGGGAAAGCGGTCATTGGGCAGCTTCTTCAAGAGCAGACCGTCTGTGCCTCCTCcttccaccaccatgcagttGGAGGATGCCATTAATGCAGAGCTGAACAGCTACCTGATAACTCCTACAATTGATGGAGAGGACAATCCCCTGGCCTGGTGGAGAGTGCACAATGTTAACTTTCCATGGTTGAACAAACTGGCTCGCAAGTTTCTGTGCATACCAGCCACCAGTTCACCATCAGAAAGATTGTTTAGTGCTAGTGGCAATGTTGTCACATGTCAGCGCTCATGTCTTAAACCATCAAAGGTTGACATGCTAGTTTTCTTGACCAAAAATCTGTGA